A part of Cannabis sativa cultivar Pink pepper isolate KNU-18-1 chromosome 6, ASM2916894v1, whole genome shotgun sequence genomic DNA contains:
- the LOC115694907 gene encoding gamma-glutamyl peptidase 5-like isoform X2, producing MEMMMRMVMNEGGDDDHGEKRFGLLLAARDSEYVKKMYGGYLNVFVEAFGEEGERWDLFRVVEGEFPELEDLSKYDGFVILDSMAKKVLGICFGHQVISRALGGKVGKSHSGWDLGIRKVNIVKDLPPLMTKLLLDEDEDGNNNQMIMPIISSFSIIECHQDEVLEVPIGANVIGYSEKTGVEMFMLESHILGIQGHPEYTIDILNNLIDRLLIDQFIQEDLAENAKNMLERTEPDRKCLVKICRKFLKGR from the exons atggaaATGATGATGAGGATGGTGATGAATGAAGGTGGAGATGATGATCATGGTGAGAAAAGATTTGGTCTTTTGTTAGCTGCAAGAGACTCTGAGTATGTGAAAAAAATGTATGGAGGTTACTTGAATGTGTTTGTGGAAGCTTTTGGAGAAGAAGGAGAGAGATGGGACTTGTTTAGGGTTGTTGAAGGAGAATTTCCTGAGTTGGAAGATTTGTCTAAATATGATGGCTTTGTG ATTTTGGACTCTATGGCCAAGAAAGTTCTTGGTATTTGCTTTGGTCATCAG GTTATAAGCAGAGCATTGGGAGGAAAGGTAGGAAAATCTCATAGTGGTTGGGATTTGGGGATAAGAAAAGTGAATATAGTGAAAGATTTGCCTCCATTAATGACCAAGTTATTATtggatgaagatgaagatggtAATAATAATCAAATGATTATGCCAATAATATCCTCATTTTCCATTATAGAATGTCACCAAGATGAGGTTTTAGAGGTACCAATAGGTGCTAATGTGATTGGTTACTCAGAAAAAACAGGAGTTGAGATGTTCATGTTGGAATCTCACATTCTTGGAATTCAAGGTCATCCTGAATACACCATTGATATTCTCAATAACCTCATCGATCGCCTTcttattgatcaattcatacag GAGGATTTGGCTGAAAATGCAAAAAATATGTTAGAAAGAACTGAGCCAGATAGGAAGTGCTTGGTGAAGATTTGcagaaaatttctcaaaggaagatag
- the LOC115694907 gene encoding gamma-glutamyl peptidase 3-like isoform X1 gives MEMMMRMVMNEGGDDDHGEKRFGLLLAARDSEYVKKMYGGYLNVFVEAFGEEGERWDLFRVVEGEFPELEDLSKYDGFVVSGSPYDAYGNQPWILKLCFLLQILDSMAKKVLGICFGHQVISRALGGKVGKSHSGWDLGIRKVNIVKDLPPLMTKLLLDEDEDGNNNQMIMPIISSFSIIECHQDEVLEVPIGANVIGYSEKTGVEMFMLESHILGIQGHPEYTIDILNNLIDRLLIDQFIQEDLAENAKNMLERTEPDRKCLVKICRKFLKGR, from the exons atggaaATGATGATGAGGATGGTGATGAATGAAGGTGGAGATGATGATCATGGTGAGAAAAGATTTGGTCTTTTGTTAGCTGCAAGAGACTCTGAGTATGTGAAAAAAATGTATGGAGGTTACTTGAATGTGTTTGTGGAAGCTTTTGGAGAAGAAGGAGAGAGATGGGACTTGTTTAGGGTTGTTGAAGGAGAATTTCCTGAGTTGGAAGATTTGTCTAAATATGATGGCTTTGTGGTCAGTGGTAGTCCCTATGATGCTTATGGCAATCAACCTTGGATTCTTAAGCTTTGCTTTCTCTTGCAGATTTTGGACTCTATGGCCAAGAAAGTTCTTGGTATTTGCTTTGGTCATCAG GTTATAAGCAGAGCATTGGGAGGAAAGGTAGGAAAATCTCATAGTGGTTGGGATTTGGGGATAAGAAAAGTGAATATAGTGAAAGATTTGCCTCCATTAATGACCAAGTTATTATtggatgaagatgaagatggtAATAATAATCAAATGATTATGCCAATAATATCCTCATTTTCCATTATAGAATGTCACCAAGATGAGGTTTTAGAGGTACCAATAGGTGCTAATGTGATTGGTTACTCAGAAAAAACAGGAGTTGAGATGTTCATGTTGGAATCTCACATTCTTGGAATTCAAGGTCATCCTGAATACACCATTGATATTCTCAATAACCTCATCGATCGCCTTcttattgatcaattcatacag GAGGATTTGGCTGAAAATGCAAAAAATATGTTAGAAAGAACTGAGCCAGATAGGAAGTGCTTGGTGAAGATTTGcagaaaatttctcaaaggaagatag
- the LOC115725611 gene encoding S-adenosylmethionine decarboxylase proenzyme — MSSSSSSSSSPIGFEGFEKRLEITFSQPPFLMDPQGLGLRALTRAQIDSILEPACCTIVAHLSNSELDSYVLSESSLFIYSYKIIIKTCGTTKLLSSIPPILRLADKLSLAVSAVRYSRGTFIFPEAQPAPHRNFIEEVAALNTYFADLNPKAYVMGDSECPNRNWHVYSAAKSPVTVDGKDEINIEICMTGLSRDKAAVFYKNSGDDVVSAKEMTKLSGINDIIPGHVICDFDFDPCGYSMNGIEGAAYSTVHVTPEDGFSYASYEAGGLDPKAMEPFQKLVGKVLTCFGPTQFSVAVTCGSRDALRWATRCAELEGYTCVDLVKQDLSGGGCVLYRTYSANVKESVVRTPNAMRWCWKEVKAAEEVVMVAWPCL, encoded by the coding sequence atgtcttcttcttcttcttcttcttcgtcccCAATTGGGTTCGAGGGTTTTGAAAAGCGTCTGGAGATTACTTTTTCTCAGCCACCTTTCTTAATGGACCCACAAGGATTGGGCCTCCGGGCTCTGACTCGGGCCCAAATAGACTCCATTCTCGAGCCCGCTTGCTGTACTATTGTGGCCCACCTCTCCAACTCGGAGCTCGACTCGTACGTACTCTCCGAGTCGAGTCTCTTCATCTACTCATACAAGATCATAATCAAAACATGTGGGACTACAAAGCTCCTCTCCTCTATTCCGCCGATTCTCCGACTAGCTGACAAGCTTTCACTCGCTGTCTCCGCCGTCAGATACTCTCGCGGAACCTTCATCTTTCCGGAAGCTCAGCCAGCTCCTCACCGGAACTTTATCGAAGAAGTTGCTGCTCTGAACACTTACTTCGCCGACTTGAACCCCAAAGCTTACGTCATGGGAGACTCCGAATGTCCTAACAGGAACTGGCATGTTTACTCGGCGGCGAAATCTCCGGTCACGGTGGACGGAAAAGACGAGATCAACATTGAGATTTGCATGACTGGATTGAGCAGAGATAAAGCGGCCGTGTTTTACAAAAACTCAGGAGACGACGTCGTTTCAGCTAAAGAAATGACTAAATTATCAGGCATAAACGACATCATTCCCGGTCACGTGATCTGCGACTTTGACTTTGACCCTTGTGGATATTCAATGAACGGTATTGAAGGTGCAGCGTACTCTACAGTGCACGTGACCCCAGAGGATGGGTTTAGCTACGCTAGCTACGAGGCTGGAGGACTCGATCCCAAGGCCATGGAACCTTTTCAAAAGTTGGTAGGGAAGGTGCTGACGTGTTTTGGGCCCACTCAATTCTCCGTTGCTGTCACGTGCGGGTCGCGTGATGCGCTGAGGTGGGCCACGAGGTGTGCTGAGTTGGAAGGGTACACGTGTGTGGATTTGGTGAAGCAGGATCTGTCAGGTGGTGGGTGCGTACTGTACCGTACTTATTCTGCTAATGTGAAGGAGAGCGTAGTGCGCACCCCAAACGCCATGAGGTGGTGTTGGAAGGAAGTAAAGGCGGCTGAGGAAGTGGTTATGGTTGCTTGGCCTTGCTTGTGA